In Flavivirga abyssicola, the following are encoded in one genomic region:
- the lysS gene encoding lysine--tRNA ligase yields the protein MSQLSEQELVRREKLAKLRALGINPYPADLYPVNHTSKQVKDQFENGKQVVIAGRLMMIKVQGKASFAQLQDAEGKIQVYFNRDEICPGEDKEKYNEVFKKLIDFGDFIGVEGELFTTQVGEKTVKVKDFTLLSKALKPLPLPKEKDGVVYDAFTDPEQRYRQRYADLVVNPHVKDVFVKRTKLFNAMRQFFNDSGYFEVETPVLQPIPGGAAARPFITHHNALDIPLYMRIANELYLKRLIVGGFDGVYEFSKNFRNEGMDRTHNPEFTAMEIYVAYKDYNWMMDFCERLLEHCAMAVNGTTKATFGDHEIDFKAPYARVTMADSIKHFTGFDITGKTEDDIRQAAKDLGIEVDDTMGKGKLIDEIFGEKCEGNYIQPTYITDYPKEMSPLCKEHRENPDLTERFELMVCGKEIANAYSELNDPIDQRERFEHQLKLAAKGDDEATEFIDHDFLRALEYGMPPTSGMGIGMDRLIMFLTNNQSIQEVLFFPQMRPEKKAPAISEEGKALLDLLKKAERFALNDLKSQSGLSNKKWDKTIKELTKNSLAKVEKTDDGLFVEMV from the coding sequence ATGTCGCAATTATCAGAGCAAGAGCTTGTAAGAAGAGAAAAGTTAGCAAAATTACGTGCATTAGGTATTAATCCATACCCTGCAGATTTATATCCTGTAAACCATACCTCAAAACAGGTAAAAGACCAATTTGAAAATGGTAAACAGGTTGTTATTGCTGGTAGATTAATGATGATAAAAGTGCAGGGAAAAGCAAGTTTTGCACAATTACAAGATGCCGAAGGAAAAATACAGGTATATTTTAATCGTGATGAAATTTGCCCTGGAGAAGACAAAGAAAAATACAACGAAGTTTTTAAAAAACTTATTGATTTTGGTGATTTTATTGGTGTTGAAGGCGAATTATTTACAACACAAGTGGGAGAAAAAACAGTTAAAGTCAAGGATTTTACTTTACTGAGCAAAGCTTTAAAACCACTACCATTACCAAAGGAAAAAGATGGTGTCGTATATGACGCTTTCACAGACCCCGAGCAACGTTACAGACAGCGTTATGCAGATTTGGTAGTGAATCCACACGTAAAAGATGTTTTTGTAAAGCGCACCAAATTGTTTAATGCCATGCGTCAGTTTTTTAATGACTCTGGTTACTTTGAAGTTGAAACACCCGTATTACAGCCAATACCTGGAGGCGCAGCTGCACGCCCTTTTATAACGCATCATAATGCTTTAGATATTCCATTGTACATGCGAATTGCCAATGAATTATATTTAAAAAGATTAATTGTTGGTGGTTTTGATGGTGTCTATGAGTTTTCTAAAAACTTTAGAAACGAAGGCATGGACAGAACGCATAATCCCGAGTTTACAGCTATGGAAATTTATGTAGCTTATAAAGACTACAACTGGATGATGGATTTTTGTGAACGTTTATTAGAACATTGTGCTATGGCCGTAAACGGAACAACCAAAGCCACTTTTGGCGATCATGAAATAGACTTCAAAGCTCCATATGCCCGTGTAACAATGGCTGATTCTATTAAACATTTTACAGGGTTTGATATTACTGGAAAAACCGAAGATGACATTAGACAAGCAGCTAAAGACTTAGGTATTGAAGTGGATGATACTATGGGGAAAGGTAAATTGATTGACGAAATTTTTGGCGAAAAATGTGAAGGCAACTACATACAACCTACCTATATAACAGACTATCCAAAAGAAATGAGTCCTTTATGTAAAGAACATAGAGAAAACCCTGATTTAACGGAACGTTTTGAGCTCATGGTTTGTGGTAAAGAAATTGCTAACGCCTATTCTGAGCTTAACGATCCTATTGACCAACGCGAACGTTTTGAACACCAACTTAAACTAGCGGCTAAAGGCGATGATGAAGCTACAGAATTTATAGACCATGACTTTTTACGTGCTTTAGAATACGGTATGCCGCCAACATCTGGTATGGGAATTGGTATGGATAGATTGATTATGTTTTTAACTAATAACCAATCTATACAAGAGGTTTTATTCTTCCCGCAAATGAGACCCGAAAAGAAAGCACCTGCTATTAGTGAAGAAGGAAAAGCACTTCTAGATTTGCTAAAAAAAGCAGAGCGTTTTGCTCTTAACGATCTTAAATCACAGTCTGGTTTATCTAATAAAAAATGGGATAAAACTATTAAAGAATTAACTAAAAATAGTTTAGCCAAGGTTGAAAAAACGGATGATGGCCTCTTTGTTGAAATGGTTTAA
- the lipB gene encoding lipoyl(octanoyl) transferase LipB, with the protein MNKQIALQDLGFKDYKQTWDYQETLFKAIVDTKIKNRREEAGLQTKNHFLFVEHPHVYTLGKSGDLSNLLLNEEQLTEKGATFYKINRGGDITYHGPGQVVGYPILDLENFFTDIHKYLRFLEEMIILTLAEYGIKAERSDGETGVWLDVGTPFARKICAMGVRASRWVTMHGFALNVNANLGYFDNIIPCGIRGKAVTSLNVELGVKEVSMDEVKGKLLKHFANLFEAAFF; encoded by the coding sequence TTGAATAAACAAATTGCACTACAAGATTTAGGTTTTAAAGATTACAAACAAACCTGGGATTATCAGGAAACGTTGTTTAAGGCCATTGTAGATACCAAAATTAAAAACAGGCGGGAAGAAGCAGGTTTACAAACTAAGAATCATTTTTTGTTTGTGGAGCACCCACATGTATATACTTTGGGTAAAAGTGGCGATTTGTCTAATTTACTTTTAAATGAAGAACAGCTTACCGAAAAAGGCGCAACGTTTTATAAAATTAATCGTGGCGGGGATATTACCTATCATGGTCCGGGACAAGTAGTAGGCTACCCTATTTTGGACTTAGAAAACTTCTTTACAGACATACATAAATACCTTCGTTTTTTAGAAGAAATGATTATTCTAACCCTTGCTGAATATGGCATAAAGGCTGAACGTAGTGATGGAGAAACTGGTGTATGGCTGGATGTAGGGACACCATTTGCTCGCAAAATTTGTGCTATGGGCGTTCGTGCAAGCCGTTGGGTAACCATGCACGGTTTTGCACTAAATGTTAATGCCAACTTAGGGTATTTTGACAATATAATACCTTGCGGTATTCGTGGTAAAGCGGTAACCTCTTTAAATGTAGAACTTGGTGTGAAAGAAGTTTCTATGGATGAGGTAAAAGGAAAACTCCTAAAACATTTTGCAAACCTTTTTGAAGCAGCGTTTTTTTAG
- a CDS encoding TonB-dependent receptor: MIKKLVICITVITLFSFTITNNFRELVIEKLQNYIGDYPEKVYVQTDKPYYATGEDIWYTAYLVNGIDHKRSDKSRVIYVELINEKDSIVSKKQLYTKDISVPGDFKIKKEWAPGNYMLRAYTNYMRNKDADYFFQKQIPIWNLAVNDSLNNTVVDLETPQPPLLEKELVEKPEINFYPESGYLINGLNSKVALKVKDKQNRDIIVKGNIKDSDGTTICPFETFEFGLGYITITPEANKSYYASVIINNQEIKYPLPKALPQGYHLSIVNNGHQIILKATANVGLGLKNSFLVAHQRGKLFFEKLETENKNTYTIKLNTNNLQDGVASFTLFDNSGKPVCERLVYVNNPVNDININVSKNKTVYKTRDKVTIQIDLADKNGNQALGNLSMSVSDLDAVGQNSKSENIKTYLLLNSDLRGNIENPGYFFEKENDLKRHYLLDLVMLTHGWRRFTWNHILYNAATEKASFKPETGIYISGRTTALKGAKQSFSAATRITFMGSDPYQDKKQSNANGIFKYGPFIFNDSIPTLIEARVKDFKSDDNRKNRFVNILLEDDFNNSPKVSRNTLLKPNVNDKRKITNFIKQSQSITKIEAEFEESARVLDEVVITAQRKSEREKRNELLNERTDYGFPSNRIDLNDYPNSESLTIFDLLAMVPGVNVNNDSISIRNGGTPRIFLDGMPVEITDISYINGSEIEFIDILKGADAAFFSNSGNGVIAIHSKTGAGIRNINVKRKPGIIDFKAVGFYTAREFYAPDHLNGFDEAIKRDIRTTLHWEPKIKLTRDASKSEVSFFTSDTRSNYAIKIEGVTETGIPVYHLTTLEVD; the protein is encoded by the coding sequence ATGATTAAAAAACTTGTAATCTGCATCACCGTCATTACACTTTTTTCTTTTACAATTACTAACAACTTTAGAGAATTAGTGATAGAAAAACTTCAGAATTACATAGGTGACTATCCTGAAAAAGTATATGTACAAACAGACAAACCTTACTATGCTACAGGAGAAGATATTTGGTATACGGCCTATTTAGTTAATGGTATTGATCATAAAAGATCGGATAAAAGTCGGGTTATTTATGTAGAATTAATTAACGAAAAAGATAGTATTGTTTCTAAAAAACAACTGTACACAAAGGATATTAGTGTTCCGGGCGACTTCAAAATAAAAAAGGAATGGGCTCCGGGAAATTATATGCTAAGAGCGTATACCAATTATATGCGAAATAAAGATGCCGATTACTTTTTTCAGAAACAGATTCCTATTTGGAATTTAGCAGTAAACGATAGTTTAAACAACACGGTAGTTGATTTAGAGACCCCCCAGCCCCCCTTATTAGAAAAAGAGTTAGTTGAAAAACCTGAAATTAACTTTTATCCAGAAAGTGGTTATTTAATTAACGGATTAAATTCTAAAGTAGCACTTAAAGTTAAAGACAAACAAAATAGAGATATAATTGTTAAAGGCAATATTAAAGATTCTGATGGCACTACAATTTGCCCATTTGAAACTTTTGAGTTTGGTTTAGGCTATATAACCATTACACCTGAAGCGAACAAAAGTTATTATGCGAGTGTAATTATTAACAATCAGGAAATAAAATACCCTTTACCAAAAGCGCTTCCACAAGGCTACCATTTAAGCATTGTAAACAATGGTCATCAAATTATTCTAAAAGCCACTGCCAATGTAGGTTTAGGTTTAAAAAATTCCTTTTTGGTGGCACATCAAAGAGGTAAGCTCTTTTTTGAAAAACTGGAAACTGAAAATAAAAACACCTATACTATAAAATTAAACACAAACAATTTACAAGACGGTGTAGCTAGTTTCACCTTATTTGATAATAGCGGAAAACCTGTTTGTGAACGTTTGGTATATGTAAACAACCCGGTAAATGATATAAACATTAATGTTAGCAAAAACAAAACAGTTTATAAAACCAGAGATAAAGTTACTATTCAAATTGACTTAGCAGATAAAAATGGGAATCAGGCTCTCGGGAATTTATCAATGTCTGTAAGTGACTTAGATGCTGTTGGACAAAATTCTAAGAGTGAAAATATTAAAACATATCTTTTATTGAATTCCGATTTAAGAGGAAACATTGAAAATCCCGGTTATTTCTTTGAAAAAGAAAACGACCTAAAAAGACATTATTTATTAGATTTGGTTATGCTTACGCATGGCTGGAGACGTTTTACATGGAATCATATCTTGTATAATGCAGCAACAGAAAAGGCAAGCTTTAAACCAGAAACAGGAATTTATATTTCAGGACGTACAACGGCCTTAAAAGGAGCCAAGCAGTCGTTTTCTGCTGCTACCAGAATTACTTTTATGGGGAGTGATCCCTATCAGGACAAAAAACAATCAAATGCTAACGGGATATTCAAATACGGCCCTTTTATTTTTAATGATTCCATTCCCACACTTATTGAAGCACGTGTTAAAGATTTTAAATCGGATGACAATAGAAAAAACCGATTTGTTAATATCCTTCTGGAAGACGATTTTAATAATAGCCCAAAAGTTTCGCGAAATACACTTTTAAAACCAAATGTAAATGACAAGCGTAAAATAACCAATTTTATAAAGCAATCTCAATCCATTACAAAAATAGAAGCTGAATTTGAAGAATCCGCAAGAGTGCTTGATGAAGTCGTTATTACAGCACAACGAAAATCGGAACGAGAAAAAAGAAACGAACTATTAAATGAGAGAACCGATTATGGATTTCCATCAAACAGAATAGATTTAAATGATTACCCTAATAGTGAATCATTAACTATTTTTGATTTATTAGCTATGGTTCCCGGAGTAAACGTTAATAATGATTCTATCTCCATAAGAAATGGGGGAACTCCTCGTATTTTTTTAGATGGAATGCCCGTTGAAATAACCGATATTTCCTATATAAATGGTAGTGAAATTGAGTTTATAGATATATTAAAAGGAGCAGATGCCGCCTTTTTTAGTAATAGTGGAAATGGTGTTATTGCTATACATTCCAAAACCGGAGCCGGCATTAGAAATATAAATGTTAAACGTAAACCAGGAATTATAGATTTTAAAGCTGTAGGGTTTTATACAGCACGGGAGTTTTATGCTCCAGATCATTTAAATGGTTTTGATGAGGCTATTAAGCGAGATATTAGAACCACTTTACATTGGGAGCCCAAAATAAAACTTACCAGAGATGCTAGTAAATCTGAAGTTTCTTTCTTTACGAGCGATACTCGAAGTAATTACGCTATTAAGATTGAAGGAGTAACTGAAACCGGAATTCCCGTATACCATTTAACAACACTTGAAGTAGATTAA
- a CDS encoding CPBP family intramembrane glutamic endopeptidase, protein MRPNLTKDLIAFSETKLKRPISNKTRVFEILGVVITALGKFVFMDYLNWRLPFVVIAMISWFLYIFFRYKIEKGVIKYWGFRTDNFKKALKLMIPFSMVSLMLIFGIGYFQNTIKLTWHILPLLITYPIWGSVQQFLIIGLVAGNLNDLNSKKLSKSLIIVITSVLFSIVHFPSMWLMIGTFILALFYGYVYLKVKNIYVMGIFHGWLGALFYYIVVNQDPFQDVFLIFLN, encoded by the coding sequence ATGAGACCAAACCTCACTAAAGATTTAATAGCGTTTTCGGAAACCAAATTAAAAAGACCTATTTCAAATAAAACGAGAGTATTTGAGATATTAGGTGTCGTTATAACAGCATTGGGGAAGTTTGTTTTTATGGATTATCTCAATTGGAGGTTGCCTTTTGTTGTTATTGCAATGATATCATGGTTTTTGTATATCTTTTTTAGATATAAAATAGAAAAAGGCGTTATTAAATATTGGGGGTTTAGAACTGATAATTTTAAGAAGGCATTAAAATTAATGATACCTTTTAGCATGGTTTCGCTCATGTTGATTTTTGGGATAGGGTATTTTCAAAATACAATCAAACTAACATGGCATATTTTGCCACTTTTAATTACATATCCTATTTGGGGGAGCGTACAACAGTTTTTAATTATAGGTTTAGTTGCTGGGAATTTAAACGATCTAAATAGTAAAAAACTAAGTAAAAGTTTAATTATAGTTATAACTTCTGTTTTGTTTTCTATAGTGCATTTTCCATCTATGTGGCTCATGATAGGAACATTTATTCTGGCATTATTTTATGGTTATGTATATTTAAAAGTAAAAAACATATATGTGATGGGAATATTTCATGGGTGGTTAGGTGCTTTGTTTTATTATATTGTAGTTAACCAAGACCCTTTTCAAGATGTATTTTTAATATTTTTAAATTAA
- a CDS encoding GDYXXLXY domain-containing protein codes for MKTIHIFIIFIVVVLVQLFVPFQMIFNQEAILEKGTVYKFKTQPVDPTDPFKGKYINLNYEMNRYKTNDSLWQRNEAIYVYLVEDSLGFAKIDTVNRALISNNSNDYIKAKVRWYSNYSNELSIELPFNRYYMEETKAYDAEVAVRNRQRDSLPNNTHALVYIKDGETVLNDVIIDNISIKDYVEKDDSE; via the coding sequence ATGAAAACAATACATATATTCATAATATTTATAGTTGTAGTGCTGGTGCAGTTGTTTGTTCCTTTTCAAATGATCTTTAATCAGGAGGCAATTTTGGAAAAGGGGACAGTATATAAGTTTAAAACACAACCTGTTGATCCTACAGATCCATTTAAGGGGAAATATATAAATCTTAATTATGAGATGAATAGATATAAAACAAATGATTCTTTATGGCAACGAAATGAAGCTATTTATGTTTATTTAGTTGAAGATAGCCTAGGTTTTGCTAAAATTGATACTGTTAATAGAGCTTTAATTTCAAATAATAGTAATGACTATATTAAGGCTAAAGTAAGATGGTATTCAAATTACTCAAATGAATTAAGTATAGAACTCCCTTTTAATCGTTATTATATGGAAGAAACAAAAGCGTATGATGCTGAAGTGGCCGTTAGGAATAGGCAACGAGATTCTCTACCAAATAATACACATGCGTTAGTTTATATTAAGGATGGGGAAACGGTTTTAAATGATGTTATAATTGATAACATATCTATTAAGGATTACGTAGAAAAAGACGACTCGGAATAA
- a CDS encoding DUF2459 domain-containing protein translates to MKSLKKIIRLILYLSMIPAGYIVASLLLTFITVNKTVDKVHAVNTIYLNTNGVHLNVIFPVHQLDEKLILGLDVEDEAQYLSFGWGDENFYLNTPTWNDLTFKNAFGALFLKGNSLIHLTMYFRKRPNWVAVNVTKEQLKTLNHYLSESFKLDDSGEKIILKGKGYSTNDEFYRANGSYSCFKTCNTWVNSAFKTSGLKSCYWTPFDFGLINKYTD, encoded by the coding sequence ATGAAATCCTTAAAAAAAATAATCAGACTTATTTTGTATTTATCAATGATCCCTGCAGGTTATATCGTTGCATCCTTGCTATTAACTTTCATTACAGTAAATAAAACCGTTGATAAAGTACATGCAGTAAATACGATATACCTTAATACAAATGGTGTTCATTTAAATGTTATTTTTCCTGTACATCAATTAGATGAAAAATTAATTCTTGGATTAGATGTTGAAGATGAAGCACAATATTTGTCTTTTGGTTGGGGAGACGAAAACTTTTACCTAAACACGCCTACATGGAACGATTTAACGTTTAAAAATGCTTTTGGAGCTTTGTTTCTTAAAGGTAACTCCTTAATTCATTTAACAATGTATTTTAGGAAGCGCCCCAATTGGGTTGCTGTAAATGTTACTAAAGAACAGTTGAAAACTTTGAATCATTACTTGTCAGAATCTTTTAAACTAGATGATAGCGGTGAAAAAATAATTTTAAAAGGTAAAGGGTATTCTACTAATGATGAATTTTATAGAGCAAATGGAAGTTATTCATGCTTTAAAACATGTAATACCTGGGTTAATTCCGCATTTAAAACCAGCGGTTTAAAAAGTTGTTATTGGACGCCATTCGATTTTGGGTTAATTAATAAATATACAGACTAA
- the yiaA gene encoding inner membrane protein YiaA yields MNYQTSVSVEEKSKETKTKKEKKIYDQKPTPAFIGASWSALLIGITSYCIGLWNAEMLLNEKGYYFTILLFGLFSVISVQKAVRDKLEDIPVTEIYYGISWFTTVTSIVLLVIGLWNADLLLSEKGFYGMSFLLSLFSAIAVQKNTRDVQFINRSTEEEK; encoded by the coding sequence ATGAATTATCAAACATCAGTTTCAGTTGAAGAAAAATCAAAAGAAACAAAAACCAAAAAAGAAAAGAAGATTTACGATCAAAAACCAACACCAGCTTTTATAGGAGCTTCGTGGTCTGCTTTGTTAATTGGGATCACGTCATATTGCATTGGTTTGTGGAATGCGGAGATGTTATTAAATGAAAAGGGCTATTATTTTACAATTCTTCTTTTCGGATTGTTCTCAGTGATATCTGTACAAAAAGCCGTGCGAGATAAATTAGAAGACATTCCAGTTACAGAAATTTACTATGGGATTAGTTGGTTTACAACAGTGACTTCTATTGTACTACTAGTTATAGGGTTATGGAATGCTGATTTGCTTTTAAGTGAAAAAGGGTTTTACGGCATGTCATTTTTGTTAAGTCTATTTTCTGCTATTGCAGTGCAGAAAAATACAAGAGATGTACAGTTTATTAACCGAAGTACTGAGGAAGAGAAATAG
- a CDS encoding alpha/beta hydrolase gives MSNIRQRKVIRRFKKVGIILISLYILVGALIYFTQEKMLFYKMELPQDYTYTFSYPFEELFFKTEKDAVINAIHFKVKTPKGVILYFHGNGSNLPRLEKISGYFIEKGYEVLIMDYRGYGKSTGVLSEGAFYNDAQYCYNYLKAHYDESDIILYGRSIGTGIATFLASENNPQQLILEAPYHSIEDVANRRFPIYPTKGMLKYKFPSFKYISNVKCPISIFHGTDDFVISFKSGKRLFSDAPKALATFIEIEGGRHTNLNHFKAYHNQMAKLLP, from the coding sequence ATGTCAAACATACGTCAAAGAAAAGTAATACGAAGATTTAAAAAAGTAGGTATTATTTTAATAAGCTTATATATTCTGGTTGGAGCCTTAATCTATTTTACACAGGAAAAAATGCTGTTTTATAAAATGGAGTTGCCTCAAGATTATACGTATACGTTTTCATATCCTTTTGAAGAATTATTTTTTAAAACTGAAAAAGATGCGGTTATTAATGCTATTCATTTTAAAGTAAAAACCCCTAAAGGAGTTATTTTATACTTCCATGGAAATGGAAGCAATTTACCTCGTTTAGAGAAAATTTCAGGGTATTTTATAGAAAAGGGGTATGAGGTTTTAATTATGGATTACAGGGGGTATGGGAAAAGCACTGGCGTATTAAGCGAAGGAGCGTTTTATAATGATGCTCAATATTGTTATAATTATTTGAAAGCGCATTATGATGAATCGGATATTATACTATATGGACGTTCTATTGGAACAGGTATAGCTACCTTTTTAGCTTCAGAAAACAACCCTCAACAACTTATCTTAGAAGCGCCTTACCATAGTATTGAAGATGTTGCGAACCGTAGGTTTCCTATATATCCGACAAAAGGGATGTTAAAATACAAGTTTCCTAGTTTTAAGTATATTTCTAATGTGAAATGTCCAATTTCAATATTTCATGGAACCGACGATTTTGTTATCTCTTTTAAATCGGGTAAAAGGCTTTTTAGTGACGCTCCTAAAGCGTTGGCAACGTTTATAGAAATTGAAGGCGGGAGACATACTAATTTAAATCATTTTAAAGCCTATCACAATCAAATGGCAAAATTATTACCTTAA
- a CDS encoding DUF2157 domain-containing protein produces the protein MNSKIQKDINELVAEQVITEDTASKIVSYYQSKHHDSPNRLFTVFAVLGSTLVGLGMILILAHNWDDFSRTTKTIFAFMPLVIGQIIVGYSILKNKNAIWKEASGVFLFFAVGASIALVSQIYNIPGDLSDYLLTWILLCLPLIYLLRSHALVLLQIIFITSYACSFGYFTEHKTPWLYLVLLASLLPHYYKLLKQKKLHNITSVLNWLLPLSTVIVIGAFVRGDGNFGFLIYVLLFGLLYNIGKMPFFNNQKLRRNGYLVLGSLGTIYMLMLTSFKWLWEDIYENRLNFNSQAFYITIVLFCLTLTVVVYSYSKKWIRDFNLFQYAFLFFIGFFMISLVTMETSVVLINLLVLTLGIMAVKIGADTFHFGVLNYGLLIITILIACRFFDTNMSFVLRGLLFVGVGVGFFLTNYVMLKKQKTLKRKL, from the coding sequence ATGAATTCAAAAATTCAAAAAGATATAAACGAACTTGTCGCAGAACAAGTTATAACCGAAGACACAGCCTCGAAAATAGTATCCTATTATCAGTCAAAACATCACGATTCACCAAATAGGTTATTTACCGTTTTTGCTGTATTAGGTTCTACATTAGTAGGGCTTGGTATGATATTAATATTGGCTCATAATTGGGATGATTTTTCAAGGACAACAAAAACAATTTTTGCTTTTATGCCTTTAGTCATTGGACAAATCATTGTAGGGTATTCCATCTTAAAAAATAAAAATGCTATCTGGAAAGAGGCTTCAGGCGTATTTCTGTTTTTCGCAGTTGGCGCAAGCATTGCTTTAGTGAGTCAGATTTACAATATTCCAGGGGATTTAAGTGATTACTTGCTAACATGGATTTTGTTATGCTTACCATTGATTTACCTTCTAAGATCGCATGCTCTAGTTCTTTTGCAAATTATTTTTATAACAAGCTATGCATGTAGTTTTGGGTATTTCACAGAGCATAAAACACCTTGGCTATATTTGGTATTATTGGCCTCACTATTACCACACTATTATAAGCTATTAAAACAAAAAAAGTTACATAATATAACCTCAGTTTTAAATTGGCTTCTGCCCTTAAGTACTGTAATTGTGATAGGCGCTTTTGTAAGAGGTGATGGTAATTTTGGTTTTTTAATTTATGTGCTTTTATTCGGATTGCTATATAACATAGGTAAAATGCCGTTCTTTAATAATCAAAAATTAAGACGAAATGGTTATTTGGTTTTAGGTTCATTAGGAACCATTTATATGCTCATGTTGACTAGTTTTAAATGGTTATGGGAAGATATTTATGAAAATAGATTGAATTTTAATTCGCAAGCATTTTATATAACCATAGTGCTTTTTTGTTTAACACTCACAGTAGTGGTTTATTCATATTCAAAAAAATGGATTCGAGATTTTAACCTTTTTCAATATGCTTTTCTATTTTTCATAGGTTTTTTTATGATTAGCTTAGTTACTATGGAAACCTCTGTGGTACTAATAAATCTACTTGTTTTAACATTAGGAATTATGGCTGTTAAAATTGGAGCAGATACATTTCATTTTGGAGTTTTAAATTATGGTTTATTAATTATTACAATACTAATTGCCTGTCGTTTTTTTGATACAAATATGAGCTTTGTACTAAGAGGATTATTATTTGTTGGTGTTGGAGTAGGTTTCTTTTTAACCAATTATGTCATGTTGAAAAAACAAAAGACCTTAAAAAGAAAACTATGA
- a CDS encoding YqaE/Pmp3 family membrane protein, protein MSFWRVLLSIICPPLAVIDKGCGSIFIVFLLWLCGWVPGVIAALVIINNPNR, encoded by the coding sequence ATGAGTTTCTGGAGAGTTTTACTGTCTATTATTTGCCCACCTTTAGCAGTTATTGATAAAGGGTGTGGTTCCATTTTTATTGTCTTTTTATTATGGCTTTGCGGTTGGGTGCCCGGTGTTATTGCTGCATTAGTTATTATTAACAATCCCAATAGATAA
- a CDS encoding alpha/beta hydrolase: MPNWLNITILVFVAYIVISIALYYLQDYMLFKPEKLPKDFQFNYENQEFKEYNLETRDGAIINGVRFFPKGESKGVVLYLKGNSKSIKGWGKFAVDFTRHGYNVLMVDYRGFGKSTGRRSQKAIKRDLQKVYDKIKELTTEDRIILYGRSLGSGFAAKLASMNQPKMLIMDAPYYSLTKVTARYAPFMPLSILLKYPLPTYKWLKYVQCPIHIIHGTNDKLIPYKTSVRLSLVNPKLTKLYSVIGGGHKNLNNFESYHKMIHEILNRVPEEIDLSTTSIHVKHTSKKSNTKI, encoded by the coding sequence ATGCCTAATTGGTTAAACATTACTATACTTGTTTTTGTCGCTTATATTGTAATAAGTATTGCTTTGTATTACCTACAGGACTATATGTTGTTTAAACCTGAAAAGCTTCCTAAAGATTTTCAGTTTAATTATGAAAATCAGGAATTTAAGGAGTATAATTTAGAAACAAGGGATGGTGCAATAATTAATGGCGTTCGTTTTTTTCCTAAAGGAGAGAGTAAGGGAGTTGTATTATATTTAAAGGGAAATTCTAAAAGTATTAAAGGATGGGGAAAGTTTGCCGTCGATTTTACCAGACATGGTTATAATGTTTTAATGGTCGATTACCGAGGTTTTGGAAAAAGCACAGGGAGACGTTCACAAAAAGCTATTAAACGCGATTTACAAAAAGTTTATGATAAGATAAAAGAACTCACAACCGAAGATAGAATTATACTTTACGGGAGGTCTTTAGGTTCTGGATTTGCAGCTAAATTAGCTTCGATGAACCAACCAAAAATGCTTATTATGGATGCACCTTATTACAGTTTAACCAAAGTGACTGCGCGTTATGCGCCTTTTATGCCTTTGTCTATTTTATTAAAATATCCCTTACCAACTTATAAATGGTTAAAATATGTGCAATGCCCCATACATATTATACACGGCACGAACGATAAACTTATTCCTTATAAAACAAGCGTTAGATTGTCTCTTGTAAACCCGAAGTTAACCAAGTTGTATTCGGTAATTGGTGGTGGACATAAAAATTTAAATAACTTTGAATCCTATCATAAAATGATTCATGAAATTCTAAATAGAGTTCCCGAAGAAATAGATTTATCAACTACAAGTATACATGTCAAACATACGTCAAAGAAAAGTAATACGAAGATTTAA